Genomic segment of Eschrichtius robustus isolate mEscRob2 chromosome 7, mEscRob2.pri, whole genome shotgun sequence:
GGGAACTGTCCGTGGGAAGAGTGGCCTTGGGTGgacgaggaggtggacccagagTCACAGCACCTGGGCCATCAGTTATGCTCCCGGAGTGTAGGTCTGAGCCATGTGTTGTCACGGCCACCACCCCTCCTGACGAGATCTCAGTGTTGAGTCATGGGCTAGCCTCGGAGCTGCAGGGACTTTCCTGGATCCAAGTGAAAGAGATGCAAACAAACTTTAAGCCACAAGGGAAGGGGCCGTCCCGTATCCACGAGAAGCTCGTTCCAGGAAGGATGGCTGTGGACACGCTGGGCCACCTGGCTCAGGTGCTGTCCTCGGGACACCCCACCCTCGGCTCCCCCTCACTCTGCCCATGGCCTTGTGGCTCCCTCGCAGGGAGCCTCCTCCGTGAATCCAGGGAACGTGGACACGAGCAGCTCCAGCCGACACCGTCCCAGGTCCCCTGAGCccccagggaaggagggagaccctGGTCTCCCAGCCCCGCTGGGCACACCTCCAGGAGGGCTGACGGACCCGGTCTGTTTCGGGTGCCTCCCCCTGGGCCGATGCCGGCGGGCTAGCGGGAGGGCGGCAGGGTCGGCGAGGCCTGGGGGGCCCCCACTGCCAGGAGGGAGGCAAGACACACCCTCCAAGCAAGTCCCGCCCCCGCCCTCCAGTCTGCCTCGCGTCCTCCCCGAAGTGGACCAGACGTCCGTCCTCCATCTCTAATTTGGCCACCACTACCATTCACCCCTGAGCTGAGGCAGCATTTGGGTTTGCTGAGAAAGCACGAACTTCGAGGATGAGTCAGCTTGGGTGAGGAGCCAGCTCTCATACTCACCAGCTGGTTGACTTTAGGCAGattcttgacctctctgagccccaggtccCGACAGCACCAGACCCTCCCGTCTCCAACGGTGCTGGTGGTGCCATCGGGCACAGGTCACGCCGGGTCTCAGGATGCGACTTGCCGTGGGCCACCTTGTGGGCCGGGTGGGGCCTCCCCTGGCCTCCGGGGCACCCAGGGCCGCCTGCCTTCTCCCCCGGGGGCCTCGTGGGCGTCACAGCTGCACCTCGGGGGACCTCGCCTCCCTAGGGACGGAGGATGTCTCACTGTCCACGGAGGAGGCCCACCCCGAGTGGAGACGTGGCACGTGGGAGTCTGGAGCCCTTGCTCGGGGCTGACAGAGGGGTCGCTCTCGGGCTGCACACCCGGCCCAGCCCCACAGCCTGGGGCCGGTCAGGGCCACCTGGAGGTTAGTCTACTAGAAGGTTCCAGGACCCTGGTCGCTAGACACTCACACAGAATCACGTGTGGATGTTCAAATTTGCCATCCAGCTGGGACCAAAGTTTACACTTCGTCCAAGTGACATGGGCCTGCTTAACTCCGGGTGCAGGCACACGCGATTACACAGACACGCATGCACACGCCCTCTGAGCCCCACGCCTGGCACCTCGTATGTGTCTAGTGAACCCCCCGTGCAGGTGACAGCCTGCTGATGCGTTTCCAGGGCAACGTGAATAAGGTGCTGATTTGATCTCAAAGGGAGGTGCTAAGGGACCCCACTCCTGGGGATTCGTGGGCctggagacccagggaggggGGCCGGCCCAGGCCGCGTTGAAGTGTCACGTTTCAGGTCACCCCTCAAGTGTTGCTTCTTCAGAAAGGCCACGCAGACCCCCACGCAGGTCACATCCCCTCCTGAGCATCCAGCACTCTCACTGTCTCACCTTTGTCGCCTCTTCGATTCCTCACTGTGTTCCTGTCTCTGTGCTCTGGAGGGCGAGCCCCCGGGGGCAGGGGCGCGTCTGCCcggcccacccccccaccccgttctAGCCCCTCCTCATCTGCCGAACCACGCACTGCGCAGGCGGGCGGTAGGGGTGGGACAGCAGGGGCTGCGCCCCTTGCTTCCGCCCAGGGCCTCCCGTCCAGGGGCCCGTGGAGGGCCAGCAGCTCGGACACTTGCGTGGAGGTGACCGGGAGGCCAGCGCCTTTGCCTCTCAGTCTCTCCTACACGCCCCGGCGTGTGAGTTCACGCCACGTGGCCGTTCCAGGAGCAAAGCCCCAAAAACGTCCCTGGAACCAAAGTAGTCAGGGTGGAAGCCGCACAAGAACCGCGCCGGGACCACGTTTCCCAGGCCCCGCAGTGAGAGCCGCGTGGTGACCACGAGGTTCAGAAACACAGGGAGCAGACCGGGCGCCGGGCAAGGGGTGCCTGCTCCCCTCTCGGACGGGAACTGGGTCACGGTTTTAAACCTTCTTCATAGAAATTCTGGGATAAGTTCACAGGAAAGAACAGGGACGCTGAGATGAGCTTTAGACCTAAAATGAACACCTCCAGCTGGGCCAAAGGTGGTTCAGCCCGGAAACGTCCTCTGCTTTGAACCAAATAGAAAAAGCAGCGAAGCCCAAATTCAGCCACAGCCGCGCGAGAGTGCCACATGGGCCCAGAGAAGCCGCTGTGCCAAAGCCCCAGCCCAGGGACCCCGCCACCGCCAGAGGCTTGAGCGGAACCCACGAGCCCTGCGAGCTCGGCACCAGCAGCCAGGCCCCCCGCCTGTCCCTCCTGGAGTTGCACCATGACGGGCCTGCAGTGGGGACACGCCCTGCACTGGGGACAGTCTGTAGCGGGCACACGCCCtgcagagagggtgggagggcatATCTGGAGCTGGTCCCGTCAGGCTGGCCTGGCTTCTCAGGGCATTTGGGAGGACCTAAGCCCCAGAGCCCAGGGAAGCTGAGCGGATCTGAGGCCGGGACAAAGGCGCTGGGTCCTCCAGCCCTGCCCGAGGCCACACCCCGTCTGGGGCCTGTCGCCCCCCAGGACAGATGACTGCAGGCTGGCGACTCGGGTAAGGACACTGAGTTGCCCCGCTGGGCCggaatgggggtggggcagcCCGGTGCATAGAGTGAGCTGGGCGATGGGTCCAGGCCCCGGGTCAGCTCTGCTTTCCACACGGTCACCCTCAGCACTCTGGTCGCTAGACGGCTGAAGCCGCCCCAGACCCCCACACGAGGGAGGCTCGGTCCCTCCGCGGGAGTGGAGAAGCTGTCCGGATGCCCCCGGCAGGCCTGGCCACGTACCCCCTGGTCCCCTGCCTCCTTGGGACCAAGACTCCACTCCGGGCCACGTGTGACCCCCCCACACACCGGGGCCAGAGTGGGACCCACGCCTGAACCCCGGAGCTCACAGGGTTTGAGTTCTTGGAACTCAAACAAGGACTCACCCAGTGTCTGTCCTCTGGGTGCAGGGGGCTGGCCGTGGTCAGAGATGAAGTCACAGAATGTCTCCCGTCCCAGGAGACGTGCAGAGCAGGGGACACGGAggcacagaaagcagatcagtggttgcttagGGCAGGGTGATTACTAAGGATACGGATTTCTTTTTTGGGTAACAAAAATGTTCTCAAAAGGACTGTGGAGATGACTATCTGTGAACACACCAAAATCATCGAATTGTATGCTTCAAAGAGGTGAAGTGTGTAGGATGTGTGTTATATCCCAAGAAagctggttttctttttgttttaaaggtaGTGTCCCAACAAAAAGAATTTTCTCAGCAGACGTTTCTAAGGGCAGGCACGGGCGAGGGCGGGACCCCAGACCAGGACCCAGTCTGGGTGTCGGTGCGTGGGGAGGTTGTCTGCGCAACCCCGAGTCCTCACCAGCCTGACCTTCCCCCGAGGGACCTGCCACAGACGCCGGGCCGCACCGCCCTGGACTCGCCTGGGGAAGGTGGCCGTCTCTGATACACGGCGGGGTGAGAGTCTTTGGACACTTGGTATGTCGGACATAAGGAGTCATGGAAATTTCCCACGATATTTAGGCCAAGATGAGTCAAAGGCAAAGGAaatctttttttagatttatccCTTGTGATGATGATTTGAAAGGGCCATTGTTAAGGATCTGccagttaacatttttatgacTCAGTCCGAGCGAGCGAGCTTGTTCGCAGCGTCCGCGTGCAGCCTGCAGAGGGGGGTGTGGGCCAGGGGTGGCGGGGGTCATCCTTCATTGTTTACAAAAAAGGCATCGATAATAATTCTGAGGCTTCCGATTTTTCTGCCAGGAGTGTCACTTTCTCTGGAAGTTTCCAGAAAGCAACCTCTCCCACAGCAGCACTTTGGATACAGGGGGGCTGTCTGGATCCCCTGTATCCAGACTGTTGGGATACAGTCTGTCTGGACCCCCGGGGAGGGGGGGCTCCAGGACCCCCGGCCCTCCATGTGGGCTCCTGCAAGAGCTCACCAGCCCCCGGTGGTCCTTGCTGTGGCCTTGGAGACCATCCCTTCGTTCCTTGGCCTCCCTTCCCTGGCCCAGGGCCACCCGAGGGTCCTGAGCACTCAGCTGGCCCTGCACACCCTCCCTCCGGGaagggcccagcccagcccaggtctGGGGACGGAAGGTGCGTCCCATGTGCCAGCCGAGCCAAGCCCCAGGAGCTGCTCAGGCCAAAGGGTGCCATGGGCTGGGTGCCAGAGCCCGCAGCAGCTGACCCCCGGCCCGAACTGCAGCCCCAAGAACCGCCACCCGCCCAGTGGATGTTTCCGGGGAGGCATGCTGCCTGTATCCAAGGACCGGTCAGTGCAGGACGCAGGGCTTGGGGCCTGGCTAAGACTCGGTGACCCCAACGGGGCCTGGTGGCCCAGAGCTCCCCGTGGGGTCTGCCGAGGCTCATTGCCCACAGGACCCTCTGCCCGGGCTGCTTCCTTCCCTCAGAGCGGAGGTCCCGGGATCTGCCCTGCGGGCCGGATGCAGAGCTGCACAGCGCACCGCCACGGGAGCTGGTCCCTGCTGacggagggggagggggctcagGGGCTATGCCCCTTCTGGGAATACCCTTGGCTTTTGGAGACTGGGGGAGCTTGTTCTTGATAGACAGTCTCTGAATCACCAAATGCAAGGCGAGCTATTGTGTTCAGGCCGGTGAACATGGCAGGTGGAGCCGGGGGCCTCGAGGGCGGCCCCCGTTCACGCCCGTCCGCCCCCCAGCCCTCCCTGGTGTTTCCTCCTGACGCCAGCTGGGCCCACGCGGCCCTGTAGCACCCTGGGAAGTGCCCGGAGACGACCGCCACTGCCCCCCAGGGGGGCTCAGCCCCGCGATGGTCATCTCCGGAGCTGAGCCGGGAGGGGCCCATCCTCAGCTGTGAGCTCACACCTGGCAGGGTTGGCCCCCGCCAGACCTCGGAGGGGCCTGTGTCCATAAAAGGAGCAGGAGAGACAGGGGCTCAAGGCGGGGATAGAGCCCCCTCGCACCCTAGCTGAGTGCTGGGGTCTCTTTCCAAAGACCGCCTGGCCCTGAGGCTCTCCCAGGGCCTTCCCTGTCATcaggacaggacaggacaggacagggCGGGATGGAGGGGCCCTGCACCAGCTGTCATGTCAGCCCAAGGCTTGGGGTCCTGGGCCCCCCACGGGTCATACCCAAAGAGGATCTGCCACAGCAGACACTCGGCCGGCCTCTGGGCGTGAACTGGGATCTGGAGGCCGCAGAGCCGCTGGCCCTTCCGGACGCAGAGCCAGGCCTGTGGGCCAGGGGCCGTCCTTGCACAGAACAGGCAGCGCGTCCCGGGGTGGAGTGTCCTGCGCGTAAGTAGGTGGCTCACATTTCAATTTGGCGAGAAGATTATAAATCGTCCCAGAGGAGGCCGCCGGACGCTGGGCAGAGCAGCGAGGGCTGTGAGGAGACCCCCAGAAGGGGAGCCCTGGGGTCCGGGCCGCCTCTGGCTTCTGCCTCCTCTGGTCAGGCAGGTGGCTCTGGGGGGGCGCGGgggccctgctctgtgcacccagGGAGGCGCTCAAGGCCACCATGGCCACTGCAGGCTGCGATATGGCATCAAGAGGGGTGTGAAGCCCGTGACTCGGGCCTCCCTCTCCGCCGAGGGCGGGCATGAGGGCACACTCCCGCCACCCCCAAATCCCTGCCCGTCACCCCTCTGCCGAGCGTCCCTGCTGCGGCCGCACTCCTCTCCCTGCACCCACGCACCTCCCCAAAGCAGCCTGAGGCCCACACATCATGGACGGGGCAGCCCCTGCGTCTCCTGGAgaacttggacctggacctgtgGACCTTCCAGCCTCTGCCTCACTCCAGGTCAGCCAGGACACCTTGAAACGGAGGTGCTGGACCTGCCCCAGTGCAGCACCCTGGCTGGACCTTCAGTCTCAGTGAATTTCAGTCTCTGCATCCTTTCCCGATGACCCAGGGTGATCTGAGTTGGCCAAATTGGGATTTGAAGTGACTTGAGGAAGGTTAGGGAGAACAGTGGGGCTGCAGCGAGGGGGGCTGTGGTGAGGGGGGCTCTCAGCTTCTCACTCCCCACGACATCAGCCAGTGGTTGGTCTCCTGGAGCCCAGCGTCCTGGCTGTGGACGGCAAGGCGTGAGGTTCCACAGGCAGGCGTGTGTGAAAGCACCCTGTGAGCTGTCAGCATGTTCCCAGCCTTTGGCACAGAGGGGGCTCTCCGAGGAGATGTCCTGAGTCCAGGCCACACCTCGGACCCCCTGGGGCGGGCCCCAGCATCAGCATTTCTATGAAGAGGCCCTGGTCCTTGAGAAGCCTGGCACCCCAACAGACCAACACAGGTGCGCATGCCCCCGGCCGTGCCAGGAGCACCTGGGCCCCGCGAGCAGGAGGCAGCCTCACAGATCCAGCGGCCGAGCCTGGCTGGGAGGACTGGAGAGCGAGGCTCTGGGCACCACGCAGGCCGTCTGGCAGGTGACCACGTCTCAGGCCTTATTAGCAATTAGATTCTCAGCAGCCAGTTCCAGGCCCAGCGCCCTGGGAACCAATCTCATGCACCTGCCGGGAGCTGACGCCACAGGGGAGCTGACGCCACAGGGGAGCTGACACCACAGGGGCCGGCCCAGCTTCCTGCCCACCAGCCCCAGGTGGTCCCAGGGAGGCTCAGCACAGGCCCAGAGGTCAGAACCGGCTGGCCTGGCCCTCCACCTGCCGGTCCCGGCCAATGTGAGTTTATAGTTTACTATGCAAACCAGGCAGAAACCCTCGGAAGTACACAGAACAGTCAGCAACGTCCCAAGTCAGCACACACAGGGACTGTGGACATCTGGACAGATGGGCCCTCCCGGTGGACCGGAAGTGGTCATGTTCCAGACAGAGCGACTTCTCCACACAAGCGTCAGCAGGAGACAGAAACATTCCCGAAACCAAAGCACTTTCCTCGTTCGCTTCTTTGAGCCTGAGGAATGAGACGGGGAGCGAACGCGGGGTCACCTGGGGTGTCCTCAGGGGATGCTGAGTGCACCTCCCGGAGAGAAGAAAATCTAGCAGTGGTGGGGACGTGGTAGGGCAGCCCCTGGCTTCTGGCAGGGGTGCTGGCCAGCTGGAGGCCACGGCAAGGCACACGCAGAGCCCAGCGGAGCCCGGATCCGCTGCGCTGGCCCTGGGGGCTGGCCGGGTCAGCCGGGGAAAGAGTGTTTGCCCCCGGACGAACAGGGTAGGGAGGTCCTGGGGCCGGAGGCAGGGCACACACCCTCCTCTGAGCGTGTTCTCAGCCCCGCCTGACCCTGAGGACAGTCAACCTGGCTgcccctgtctgcccacagagcCACCGGCCCTGCCCTCCTGCTCCCTGGGGCACCAGTGGGACAGTCTGTGGGCCTCCAGCGGTGTGGACGGTCCGATGTGCCAGCTGCAGCCCCTGAGAACCGGCCTGGCCACTCAGGGCTCAGCAGGGTCCCCGACCCCTGGGCCCTTCGGGGCTCCAGACTCTTCTCGGCAAACAGGGATGCAGCTGACAGCTTTCAGCCACATGCAGCTGCCCCTCCCTCGTGGAGTTCCCGAGAGTCCCGGTCCCCACGTGCTTCACCCTCAGGGGCAGGAAGCCAGGAGTGTGCACAGGGCAGAGGCAGCCCCCAGACTCGGACTCCCTGCCCTGCTCTCGGGCCCCATCGAGCGGGGAGGATCACCTCTGAGTCCAAACCCGGGAGCCGTGCTGGACCCCGGGCTCGCTGCATCAATGAGGGGAAGGTTGAGGGGCAAGAAGCTGGCTGCTGCTGGGCCAGGGGGGCGAGCTCCAGGGAGGGAACGGCAAGAgcaaaggcccggaggcaggaTGAAGTCGGCAGCTTCTTGGAACAGACAGAAGggtggagggaaagagggagagaggtggtgggcagggggcagAAGGCAGCTCCCTCTGCTGGGCCAGAGCCGGCCCGCGGAGCCCCCTGCAGCCCCAGGGTGGCGCGAGGGCAGCCCGACCCTCACTGTGTCTGCGGGCCAGGCGTGCAGGCTGGAACGTGTCACACTCCGTGGCCGGGGTGGGATGGGGCCTCCGCCCAGGACTCAGGAGGGAAGACCCATCATCCTTGGAAGGAGAGCCCATCTGGCTTCCAACGTCCAAGTCAGCACGGTCAGGAGTGAGATTCCGGCTGCAGAGAGGGGGCCCCGACCTGGGCGTCTCGTCCCTGACGAGCTGGCCCTGCAGGCCGCTCCGGGCAGAGCGTCTGTGTTGAAGTGGTCCCCTCAGCCGGTGGGGCAAGGTGGTGAGTGTCCTCTGCTGCTGCAAGCTGCGCAGCTGGGTCTCGGATGGAAGTCGGCGTCTCCCAAGCAAGCACAGACATCCGTCCATCATGGGACCGCACAgccaccctcaccccagccctggcTCCTGTCGGCCCAGGCTCGGCCCAAATGGCTCCTTCTCAGGAGGCACCGACCAGCAGCTCAGGTGACCTAATGCTGTACCAGACCTTGAGCCCTGACCTTTTGGCCACACCCCCACCTGGGACCCCGAGACTGGGCGGGGCCCTGTCCCATCGTCCCTGCCCCCACCACCTGGGGACACACGTGTTCTCGCGCCGGAGACACTCGGGCAGAAACCACCAAGAGCCTTGCTGGGCCACGTGGCACCCACCTGTGACCTCAGGCCAGTCACTTGTGTCCCTAAGCCCGGGGCACGCCTCAGGTGGAGGGGGGATGCGGTGTCCTCCCCCTCGTAGGATTAATGGGACGGTCCCAGGGCCCTTGTCATGGCCCGTGGCACACAGTGAACACTTGAGGAATGTCAGCCAGGGTTTGGCATGATTAGGGATCCAGGGAGGTGAGCTGGGAGCTGCTGATCCTTCTagaataaaatgatggtttcatcGTGTAGAAATACAAATAGCTGGAATTTTCAGAACAATATTAATtaatagtggtgaaaggggaTAGGTCTGTTGTGACTGAACCCCGTATCAGTCTAGACTCTTAATTACAAAAGACAGAAAAGCCAACTGAATTAGCTTCAAGGGCGTTTATTCACTCACATGGCTTTGAGATTCAGGCATGGCTTGATCAAGCATCCCAGTCTAGCTTCTAAGCGTGTTTCTATGTTCCAGCTCAGCTCTCTTCTTTGTCATAACATGCCTGCAACAGCTCTAGACCATATATGTCCACTCGGGTAAAAATTCAGGGGAAGGGTGAGCATGTTTCTTCCAAAATTCCCAAAAAAGTCTCGTTATTTTCCATTGGCTATCACTGGGTCCGGTGCCCATTTCTGGCCAGAACAGGATGTTTTGATTGACAcacctgggtcacatgcccaccccAGGAtgggctggagaggagagagaagaagtcTGGCGGGCAAGCATTGATCAGGATAACTGTTGTTCCACGTTCTGTATTATTCTGTTCAGAGTTTGTTAAGAATGCTGGGAAAGAATTTAGAAGTTTATCAAATGCTCTTTGGCATTTGTTGAGAGGATAAgagttttcttctttgaccttTGGCCGTTGTAGAGCTTATATGCTCCTTGAAATTAAactatctttgcattcctgggctaAACCTTACTTTGGACTTCATAGGTTATTCTTTTCATATCTCCTTGAGTTTGATTTGCTAGTGTTCCGTTTATGATTTTTGCACCTGggtggtctataattttcttttttgaatcagtttcaatttcctgATCAAGGTTATGCTAGCATCATAAATTGAATTAGGAATTATCTAGTCTTTTTATCAGAAAAGTTTTTATACCTTGGGAATTGcctgttctttaaatgtttgagagGATTACTCGGGAAAACTTgagaacatttttcaaaaatcttCTATTGTTATTTGCGTGTCTAGTCTTTCTCATGCTTCTTAAAGCCATTttgctaatttatatttttataaaattattttcattgggatttttatattttaattgcatGTCTGCTGTTATTATAATTTTGCTTACttatattttagttctttttctggattCTAATTGCCATGGATTTCCTCATTTGTTGCTATTTTGTCCATAGACCAGCAGCTGGAGTTAttgatcagtttttatttttcttctaatttcttagttttttctTCTGGGATGATCTGTTCTTTCcccaattttgtttttaactgctGCAGTTGGTTAATTCTAGATCTTTAGTCTCATTTAGAATGGCAACATGCCAGAATTGTGACAAGTAGTGTTTTCAATTTCACTATGTCCTACACACCCTGGGATTGTGCCTTTGCTGGCCTCTTTGACCCAAGAGCTATTTTGGAGGATTTGCTTTAATTCCTAGCTGCTGGGGG
This window contains:
- the LOC137767216 gene encoding collagen alpha-2(I) chain-like; protein product: MPPAVPGAPGPREQEAASQIQRPSLAGRTGERGSGHHAGRLAAGGHGKAHAEPSGARIRCAGPGGWPGQPGKECLPPDEQEPPALPSCSLGHQWDSLWASSGVDGPMCQLQPLRTGLATQGSAGSPTPGPFGAPDSSRQTGMQLTAFSHMQLPLPRGVPESPGPHVLHPQGQEARSVHRAEAAPRLGLPALLSGPIERGGSPLSPNPGAVLDPGLAASMRGRLRGKKLAAAGPGGRAPGRERQEQRPGGRMKSAASWNRQKGGGKEGERWWAGGRRQLPLLGQSRPAEPPAAPGWREGSPTLTVSAGQACRLERVTLRGRGGMGPPPRTQEGRPIILGRRAHLASNVQVSTVRSEIPAAERGPRPGRLVPDELALQAAPGRASVLKWSPQPVGQGGECPLLLQAAQLGLGWKSASPKQAQTSVHHGTAQPPSPQPWLLSAQARPKWLLLRRHRPAAQVT